Proteins from one Telopea speciosissima isolate NSW1024214 ecotype Mountain lineage chromosome 1, Tspe_v1, whole genome shotgun sequence genomic window:
- the LOC122645047 gene encoding LOW QUALITY PROTEIN: dehydration-responsive element-binding protein 1F-like (The sequence of the model RefSeq protein was modified relative to this genomic sequence to represent the inferred CDS: inserted 1 base in 1 codon): MEIYEDQESSASSSSPSLSEEQVPVAAPTNTNTNTNSTMVTQKRKAGRKKFKETRHPIFRGVRERNRGKWVCEVREPNKKSRIWLGTFPSPDMAARAYDVAALALRGKSAALNFPDSAWLLPRAKSSSPKDIQMAALQAAESFRPASTDTTTTTFTTCSPSSSSSSLSFTNLAVAPDELTQRVEEREKGGNLETSATTTAPAASITTTXDDDDEERFIDEEALFNMPGLLDSMAEGMLLTPPSMEPQRFNWDDVDHHMDFSLWTD; encoded by the exons ATGGAGATATATGAAGATCAAGAATCATCGGCATCGTCTTCTTCTCCATCGCTGTCGGAAGAGCAAGTGCCAGTGGCGGCACcgaccaataccaataccaataccaattccACGATGGTGACCCAGAAGAGGAAGGCAGGGAGGAAGAAGTTCAAGGAGACGAGGCACCCGATCTTCAGAGGGGTGAGGGAGAGGAACAGAGGGAAGTGGGTGTGCGAGGTGAGGGAGCCCAACAAGAAGTCTCGCATATGGCTGGGTACCTTCCCTTCCCCCGACATGGCCGCCAGGGCTTACGACGTCGCTGCTCTCGCCCTCAGAGGGAAGTCCGCAGCTCTCAACTTCCCTGATTCCGCATGGCTTCTCCCACGTGCGAAGTCATCATCCCCTAAGGATATACAGATGGCAGCTCTCCAGGCTGCCGAGTCATTCCGTCCTGCCTCCAccgacaccaccaccaccaccttcaccaCCTGCTCTCCCTCGTCTTCCTCTTCATCCTTGTCGTTTACGAACCTTGCTGTTGCTCCTGATGAGTTGACACAACGTGTAGAAGAGCGAGAGAAGGGTGGAAATCTGGAAACTTCAGCAACAACGACCGCACCAGCAGCGTCGAttacgacga acgacgacgacgacgaggAGAGGTTCATAGACGAGGAGGCGTTGTTTAATATGCCAGGTCTGCTGGACAGCATGGCCGAAGGGATGCTGCTAACACCGCCATCAATGGAACCGCAAAGATTCAACTGGGATGACGTGGATCACCACATGGACTTCTCCTTGTGGACTGACTGA